A stretch of DNA from Staphylococcus equorum:
AAGCAAGGACACTTGAGTCATGAAGAAATTGCTGAAAAAATGCAAAACTTCGAAATGGATTCTGATCAAATGGACGAACTTTTTGACCAATTAACAGATAATGATATAAGTTTAGTTAATGAAAAAGATAGTTCAGACAAAGATTCAAAATTAAATCCAAATGATTTAAGTGCACCTCCAGGTGTCAAAATAAATGATCCAGTCCGTATGTATTTAAAAGAAATCGGACGAGTAAATTTATTAAACGCACAAGAAGAAGTTGAATTGGCTAAAAGAATTGAAAAAGGCGATGAAGTTGCTAAATCACGTTTAGCTGAAGCAAATCTACGTCTTGTAGTAAGTATAGCCAAAAGATACGTAGGACGCGGTATGCTGTTTCTTGACCTGATACAAGAAGGTAATATGGGACTTATTAAAGCCGTGGAAAAATTCGATTTCAATAAAGGCTTCAAATTCTCAACATATGCAACATGGTGGATACGTCAAGCTATCACGCGTGCGATTGCTGACCAAGCACGTACGATACGTATTCCGGTTCACATGGTTGAAACAATTAATAAATTAATTCGTGTGCAAAGACAATTATTACAAGATTTAGGCCGTGATCCAGCACCAGAAGAAATTGGTGAAGAAATGGATTTACCACCTGAAAAAGTAAGAGAAATACTGAAAATAGCTCAAGAGCCAGTTTCCTTAGAAACACCTATTGGTGAAGAAGATGACAGTCATTTAGGTGACTTCATAGAAGACCAAGAAGCCCAAAGCCCATCAGATCATGCAGCTTATGAGTTGTTAAAAGAACAGTTAGAAGATGTATTAGATACACTAACTGACCGTGAAGAAAATGTATTACGTTTACGTTTTGGATTAGATGACGGTAGAACTCGTACATTAGAAGAAGTTGGTAAAGTGTTTGGTGTAACTAGAGAACGTATTCGTCAAATCGAAGCTAAGGCACTTAGAAAATTAAGACACCCAAGCAGAAGTAAACGTCTAAAAGACTTTATGGACTAACTTTTTAGCTCTTTTGTACAACGATGTACAAAAGAGCTTTTTACATATACATAGAGGAGAACTTTTTATGATTACATTAAATCAAAGATTAAAAAAAGTAAGTACTTATATACAAGGCGATTGTCTAGCGGACATCGGTTCGGACCATGCATATTTACCAATTTTTGCAATTGAAAACAACTTAACGCAAAAGGCAATTGCTGGTGAAGTGATCAAAGGACCGTTTGAAGCATCAAAGCGCAATGTCATTGATCAACAACTAAATTCAGTTATTGATGTTAGATTCGGTGATGGTTTATCTGTCATACAAAATAGTGATGATATTTCATCGATTACTATTTGTGGTATGGGCGGGCCTTTAATTGCTAAAATACTGGATGAGGGTTCTGAAAAATTAACAAATCAACCAAGACTAATTTTGCAAAGTAACATCCAATCTGGTGCCATACGAAAACAACTTGTGAAAATGAATTACAATATTATAGCTGAGGATATATTAGAAGAAAAAGGTCATATATATGAAATTATTGTTGCAGATTATTTAGAAGATGTTGAACCGTTATCATCACAAGCATTAAAATTTGGTCCTGAATTATTGAAAAATAAAAATAATTTATTTTTCAAAAAATGGGAACGCGAACGCGATGCATTATATAAAATACAACAGAATTTAAATCCACAACATCACGCCGAACGCTTAAATGAAATCAATAATGAAATTAATTTAATTAATGAGGTGATATAAATGAATATCGAACAATTACTTCGCATTATTAATAAGCATGTACCATTGAATACGGCTGAATCATGGGATAATGTAGGCTTACTTATTGGTGATACATCTTCTACAGTTACAGGCGTTTTGACTGCGCTTGACTGTACTGATGATGTAGTTGAGGAAGCAATGACGAATCAATGTAATACAATAGTTTGTCATCACCCGCTTATATTTAAAGGGGTTAAAAACATTACACAACAAGATGGCTATGGTGCTATCATACGTAAGTTAATTCAAAACAACATTAATCTAATTGCCTTGCATACAAATTTAGATGTTTATCCAAAAGGTGTTAATGCGATGCTCGCTAATAAAATCGAATTACACAATCAACATATTTTAAACCCAGAAACAATTCCATATTTTAAAGTCCAAGTATTTATTCCAAAAGTAAATTTAGAGACTTTCAAAAAACGTCTGAGTGAAGCAGAATTAGCACAAGAAGGCGAATATGAATATTGCTTCTTTGAAAGCCCAGGTAACGGACAATTTAAACCTGTAGGTCATGCAAATCCACATATTGGAGAATTAGGTTCTGTAGAACATGTTGAAGAGTATAAATTAGAATTTATGATAGAAGCCAATCAACGCGATCTAACGCAACAATTAATCACGCAACATCATCCATATGAAACACCTGTCTATGATTTTATAAAAATGGAAAAAGAATCAAATTATGGTTTAGGTATGATTGGTGAACTTAAAGCATCTATGTCAGCAAATTCATTTGTGAAGCACGTTAAAAAACAATTGCATATGCCTAGTGTTCGATTTACTGGTGACTTAAACTCACAGGTTAAAACGGTTGCTGTAATTGGTGGCTCCGGTATTGGTTTTGAGTATGCTGCAGCTAAAAAAGGCGCAGATATATTTGTAACTGGAGATATTAAGTATCATGATGCTTTAGACGCTAAAATTGCAGGTATTAATTTATTAGATATTAACCATTATAGCGAATATGTGATGAAAGATGGGTTGCGTCAACTTTTAATTACATGGTTAGACGATGAAGAAATTGATTTCAACATAAATGCATCTCAATTAAATACAGACCCATTTGAATATATATAATACGTGAATAACTCGAATTTACTTATGACAGGTAGGTTCGAGTTATTATTATTTACAACGAATGAATGCGATATGCAATATGATTAAATAATTTAGTTCAAAATTTTAAGCTAATGCTTTATAATAGATAAGATGAAGATTTAAGGAGGCCAAGACATGGCGAATCACCCATTTGAGAAATTTAATTTAGAACCAAGTCTATTAGACGCTGTGAAGGATTTGAATTTTACTCAACCAACTGAAATACAAAGTCGAGTAATTCCAAAAATAATGAAGCAGGTAAATTTAATAGGTCAATCACAGACTGGTACAGGAAAATCACATGCATTTTTATTACCACTAATGAATGCAATCAATACAGAATATAAAGAACCACAAGCAATTATCGTAGCCCCTACAAGAGAGCTAGCACAACAATTATTTGATGTAGCTAGTCACTTAGCCAAATTTAAAAACGAAGTCTCTGTAAAGCTATTTATTGGTGGTACAGATATAGAAAAAGACCGTAATAGAGCGAAAAACCAACCACAACTTGTTATTGGTACGCCAACACGCATAAATGATTTAGCTAAAAATGGGGATTTACATGTTCATTTAGCTTCTTATTTGGTTATTGATGAAGCAGATTTAATGATTGATTTAGGTTTAATCGAAGAAGTAGATTATGTGGCTACAAGATTAGATGAAAATGCGCATATTGCAGTTTTCAGTGCCACTATACCAAAATCATTGCACCCATTTTTAAACAAATACTTAGAAAATCCCGAGTATGTTGAAATCGAAAATACTCAAAAAAATAAAAAGAATATAGAGTTCTATTTAATTCCAACAAAAGGTGAAGCGAAAGTTGAAAAAACCTTAAAACTTATTGATATTTTAAATCCCTATCTATGTATTATTTTCTGTAATAGTCGCGATAGTGCAGACGAATTAGCAAAACAATTAGCTGCGTCTGGTTTGAAATTAGGGATGATTCACGGTGGTTTAACACCAAGAGAACGTAAACAACAAATGAAACGTGTTAGAAACTTAGAATTCCAATTTGTTATAGCGAGTGACTTAGCTTCACGTGGTATAGACATAGATGGTGTGAGTCATGTAATTAACTTTGATGTGCCGAAAGATATTGATTTCTTTACCCATCGTGTTGGACGTACTGGACGCGGCCAATATAAAGGTGTCGCAATTACATTATATAGCCCGGATGAAGAAGAAAATGTTACTTTGATTGAACAACGTGGTTATGAATTTGAAAATGTCGACATCAAAGATGGTGAATTAAAAGCTGTAAAAGCACACAATACCCGTCGAAAACGTAGAAATAAAGATGATCATTTAACAAATGAATTAAAACATAAAGTGAAAAGTAATAAGAAAAAAGTTAAACCTGGTTATAAAAAGAAATTCAAACGTGATTTAGATGATTTAAAATTAAAAGAGCGTAAACAATATAGCAAACAACAAAGTCGACAACAAAGGAAAAATAAAAAAGGATAGGTGACTACTATGTTATTGGGATCTCATGTATCTATGAATGGTAAAAAAATGTTAGAAGGTTCAGCAGAAGAAGCATATAAATTAGGCGAATCTACTTTTATGATTTACACAGGTGCGCCTCAAAACACTAGAAGAAAGCCCATCGAAGAATTAAATATTGAAAAAGGTCATGAAATTATGGAACAACATGGCCTTTCAAATATTGTTGTTCATGCGCCATATATTATTAATATTGCTAATACTATAAAACCACATGTTTTTGATTTAGGTGTGGAATTCTTACAAAGTGAAATTGAACGTACACAAGCGTTGGGTGCAAAAGATATTGTGCTTCATCCTGGGTCACACGTGGGTGAAGGCGCTGACGTAGGTATTAAAAAAATTATTGAAGGCCTTAACGAAGTGCTAACTAATGATAATAATGTAAGAATTGCATTAGAAACAATGGCCGGTAAGGGTTCAGAAATCGGAAGAAATTTTGAAGAAATAGCTCGAATTATTGATGGCGTCAATCATAATGAAAGATTATCAGTGTGTTTTGACACTTGCCATACGCACGATGCAGGTTACAATGTTAAAGAAGATTTTGATGGTGTACTAAATGAATTTGATAAAATAGTTGGTGTGGATAGAATTAAAGTTGTACACGTGAATGATAGTAAAAACGATATTGGTGCTCATAAAGATAGACACGAAAACATTGGTTTTGGTTATATCGGATTTGACGCTTTAAATTACATCGTTCATCATGATAGTTTTAAAGACGTTCCTAAGATTTTAGAAACGCCTTTCGTAGGGGAAGATAAGAAAAGTAAAAAGCCACCTTACAAACTTGAGATTGAAATGTTAAAGCAACAACAATTTGATCCTGAATTGCAAAACAAACTTTTAAATCAATAAAATTAATATAAAGCACGAACACTTTTTATCAATAAAAAGTGTTCGTTTTTTTGATAAGTCGTAAAGATTACTATTTACATAATGACATCTACGTTGTATAGTATAAAATGAGGTGAAAACATGTCTACGCCAGTATTCGAATTAAAAAATATTGATTATTATTTTGACAATAAACAAGTACTTGAAAATATAAATATCAAAATTAATCGTGGGGAGTTTCTAGCAATCGTAGGCCCAAATGGGGCAGGTAAATCAACTTTGCTAAAAATTATACTTGGATTATTGCCCATACAAAAAGGACAAATTTATGTTGATGGTAAAGATTACAATGGAAAACAATCTATGCTAAAAATCAGTTATGTTTCCCAGAAAGCGCAAGCTTTTAAAGCTGGGTTTCCAGCAAGCGTTAAAGAGGTCGTAATTAGTGGACTAACTAAACGTAAAAAAATGATTCAATGGTTTAATAAAACCGATGAAGGAAAAGTGAAAAAAGTATTACAAAGATTGAATATTGAACACTTGATAGATAAAAACATAGCTGAGCTCTCAGGAGGACAACAGCAACGTGTATTAATAGCTAGAGCATTAATTAGCGAGCCATCAGTGTTGATATTAGATGAACCTACAAGTGGTATCGATGCCAAGCATGTAAGTGAATTTTATGAAACTCTAGAAACACTTAAACATGAAGGTGTAACAATAATTTTAGTGACACATGATATAGGTGTTGTTGCTGATACAGCTACTGAAGTTGCGTGTTTGAATAAGCATTTACATTTTCATGGTTCTACTGAAGATTTTAAATCACTGGATGAAGTTGAAATATCGAAAATATATGGACACCCTATCCAATTTGTAGATCACCAGCATAGTAGGGAGTGTTGTTCATCATGATAGAAGCATTACTTAATTTTGATTTCATGCGATACTCCTTAATTAGTGGTGTACTTATTGGTCTTATTGCACCATTAATCGGTGCTTTTATTGTTGTACGAAGGTTATCACTTATTGCTGATGCATTAAGTCATGTCACTTTAGGTGGTATTTCATTTGGTATGTTTGTCATTACAATTATACCAGCCTTCACATTTATAAATCCTATGTGGTTTGGTATTCTTTTTGCTATTATAGGAGCACTATTAATTGAAAACCTTAGAACTTCATACAGTAATTATCAAGAAATTGCGATTCCTATCATTATGAGTGCAGGTATAGCACTGAGTGCGATTTTTATATCTCTTGCCGATGGTTTTAATCAAGAGATTGTTGGTTTACTCTTTGGTTCGATTAGTGCAGTAACTGAAAGTGATCTAGTTACTATTATCGTTATTGTGATCATTGTGATTACCTTTATATTATCTTTTTATAAAGAATTATTTATATTGTCATTTGATGAGGAGTACAGTAAAGTCATTGGCATTCCTAAATGGATACAGTTTCTATTTATAATTATTGTGGCTATGGTCATATCAGCTTCAATGCGTGTTGTAGGCATCTTATTGGTAAGTGCATTAATCACATTACCTGTAGCTATCGCAATGCGCATGACGAAAGGTTTTAAACAGTTAATCATCTTAAGTGTTGTTATTGGAGAACTGTCAGTTATCAGTGGATTGGTCTTAGCGTTTTATATGAACATTTCTCCTGGTGGTGTGATTGTAGTATTACTAGTGCTTATTCTCGCAATAACGATGATGTATCAGAAATTTAAAATAAGAGCGGTAAAAGGGGCTGTTAAAAATGAAAACTGAAGAAGCTATTGACATAATCAAAGCAAACGGTCATAAATATACAAACAAAAGACGAGAAATGGTAGATATTTTTGTTGCTGAAGATAAATATATTAATGCAAAACATATTCAACAAAAAATGGATGAAAATTATCCTGGTATTTCTTTTGATACAATATATCGAAACCTACACCTTTTTAAAGATTTAGGAATTGTGGAAGGTACAGAACTTGATGGAGAAATGAAATTTAGAATCGCTTGTACAGATCATCACCATCATCATTTTATTTGCGAATCATGCGGTGATACTAAAGTGATTGATTTTTGCCCAATTGAACAAATTAAAGCTTTTCTACCACAAGTAGATATTCATACACATAAATTAGAGGTTTATGGTGTTTGTGAATTATGCCAAAAAGCTTAAGTTCTTTTAAACTAAGCGCAGAACATATAAAATAAGCCGACGTTCATAAACACGTTTGGCTTATTTTTACGTTTAAAATTAACAGGTTAAGCTGTTTTATATAAATGTAATGGACTACTTATTTAAGTACTAAGTAAACATGCATGAATAAGTTGCATAATAGATAAGTACACAAAAACCTTTTATTTGCGAATCATGCGGTGATACTAAAGTGATTGATTTTTGCCCAATTGAACAAATTAAAGCTTTTCTACCACAAGTAGATATTCATACACATAAATTAGAGGTTTATGGTGTTTGTGAATTATGCCAAAAAGCTTAAGTTCTTTTAAACTAAGCGCAGAACATATAAAATAAGCCGACGTTCATAAACACGTTTGGCTTATTTTTACGTTTAAAATTAACAGGTTAAGCTGTTTTATATAAATGTAATGGACTACTTATTTAAGTACTAAGTAAACATGCATGAATAAGTTGCATAATAGATAAGTACACAAAAACCTTTCTTTACAACTTGTAAATCACCACAAAATAATTCTTTCTACAAAAAATGAGATAATTAAACATAGGTCATTAGTATGAATTAAATTGAATTTTTAAAATAGTTCGTCAAATATGTTTAAATAGGTCTGATTTGAGATATACTAATAAAGGAACTAAAGATGACAAATATTATTTTATGACTATTAATTGCTTCCACAAGCATATTAATTGTTGTCACTAATATAACTTGTTATGCTTTATTTAAGATTAATTAGGAGGATGATTATTTATGGCTTTTGAATTACCAAACTTACCTTATGGTTTTGATGCATTGGAACCACACATTGATCAACAAACAATGGAGATTCACCATGACAAACACCATAACACTTATGTAACTAAATTAAACGCAGCAGTTGAAGGAACTGATTTAGAATCTAAATCAATCGAAGAAATTGTTGCAAACTTAGACAGTGTACCAGAAAACATTCAAACAGCTGTTCGCAATAATGGTGGAGGACACTTAAACCATTCATTATTCTGGGAATTATTAACTCCAAACTCTGAAGAAAAAGGTACTGTTGTTGATAAAATTAAAGAACAATGGGGTTCTTTAGATGCATTCAAAGAAGAGTTTGCTAACCAAGCTGCAGCACGTTTCGGTTCAGGTTGGGCATGGCTAGTTGTAAACGATGGTAAATTGGAAATCGTTACTACACCTAATCAAGATAACCCATTAACTGAAGGTAAAACACCTATCCTAGGCTTAGATGTTTGGGAACATGCTTATTACCTTAAATACCAAAACAAACGTCCAGACTATATTAGTGCTTTCTGGAACGTTGTAAATTGGGAAAAAGTTGACGAATTATATAGCGCTGCTAAATAATTAAACAGTAGATTATGACGGCCTTTTCGAAGGTCGTCATTTTTTTAACTAAAATAATAGAAATATTGTCTGATTTCATATATCATTTGTAGTGAGAACTTTTGAATAGAGGTATGTTGTTTTGCTAAAAAGACTAAAAGAAAAATCAAATGATGAAAAGATTAGAAATACAATGAATAAAAGAATTAGTTTTGTTTTTGGTGTTATTGTATTCATTTTCGCAGTAATTGTTTTAAGATTGGGTTATTTACAAATTGCTGAAGGATCTCATTATGAGCAACTTATTAAAAATAGTGAAAATTTAACTGTTAATGAAGCTGTGCCAAGAGGCCGAATTTTAGATAGAAATGGTAAAGTTCTCGTTGATAATGCATCTAAAAAGGCGATTACATATGCAAGAGGCAGAAAAACATCCCAATCAGAAGTTTTAAAAATTGCTAAAGATTTGTCTCGCTTAATTGAAATGGATACAGATAAAATTACAGACAGAGATAAGCAAGATTATTGGATTCAAATTCACCCTAATAAAGCTGAAGATTTGATGAAAGAAGAGCAAGCGTTATTAGAAGATGGCAGTATTTCTCAAGATGACTATGATGAAGCATTATATAAAAAGATTGGTGCTAAACAAACCGATACATTAACTGATGAAGATTTGCAGATACTATCTATTTATAGAGAAATGATGTCTGGATCAGCTTTAGATCCACAAATGATTAAAAACGAAGACGTTAGTGACGAAGAATATGCAGCAGTATCTCAAAAATTATCAGAATTGCCAGGAGTCAATACTACAATGGATTGGGATAGAAAATACCCATATGATGATACCTTGAGAGGTATATTTGGTGACGTTTCTACAAGTGAAGAAGGCATACCAAAAGAATTAACAGAAAAGTATTTATCTAAAGGGTATTCACGTAATGATCGAGTAGGTAAATCTTATTTAGAATATCAATATGATGACATTCTAAAAGGTAAGAAGAAAGAAATGAAATATACTACAGATAAATCTGGAGATGTTATTGACTCGAAAGTTATAAATCCAGGCTCACGTGGTGATGATTTAGTTCTTAGTATTGATATAGAACTCCAGAAAAAAACTGAAGAGTATCTAGAAAAACAAATTGACAAATTGCGCAGTGAAGGTGCTAAAGATATGGATAATGCAATGATTGTAGTCCAAAATCCAAACAATGGCGATATCTTAGCAATGGCAGGTAAACAAATTGATAAGAATGGCGATTTAACAGATTATGATATCGGTACATTTACTTCACAATATGCAGTAGGTTCTTCTATAAAAGGTGGTACACTGTTAGCCGGATACCAAAACGATGCAATTGATGTAGGCGATGAGATGGTCGACCAACCATTAGAATTTGCTGGCGGACTTAAGAAAAGTTCTTATTTTAATCAAGATGGTAAAGTGACTATTGATGATAAAGAAGCATTGATGCATTCTTCTAACGTTTATATGTTTAAAACAGCATTGAAAATCGCTGGATCTGCTTATACACCAAATATGACATTGCCATCAGATATTTCAGAAGCAGGTCAAAAATTACGTAAAGGTTTAAACCAAGTTGGATTAGGCGTTAAAACAGGTATTGATTTACCTAATGAGACAAGTGGACAAATTGAACCATTAACTGATAATCCAGGTAACTTTTTAGATTTAGCAATTGGTCAGTACGACACATATACACCGTTACAATTATCACAATACGTTTCTACCATTGCTAATGATGGCTATAGAGTACAACCGCATATCGGTTTGGAAGTAAGAGATGCTACTAATAAAGACACTCTTGGTCCAGTAAAAGAGAAATTCAAAGGTGATGTACTTAATAAGGTTAATAACACTGAAGAGGAAGTTAACCAAGTGCAAGAAGGATTTGAAATGGCCTTTAATGAAGAAGAAGGAACAGGATATGAAAGCTTTAATGATACTGAAGTGCCTTCTGCAGGTAAAACAGGAACAGCAGAAGTATTCCAAGATGGCGATCCTAAAGTAAATGCAACATATGTTGGCTATGCACCAATTGAAAATCCACAATTAGCATTTTCAATCGTATATACCAACCAACCTGTACCTGAACCTTGGTTAAACGGCGGAGATTTAGGTAAAGATGTTATAAATTATTATTTTAAAGAAAAAGACAAAGATTAAATCATTTTAAGGTACTATTTATTAAAAATACCGACATAGTGGTGTTTATTGAAAAATTAATACTTTTCAATTTTATAACTAAATGGTATGATTAGTAGGTCGTATTTTGAAAAGGTAAGGAGGAATTAGCATGCGCGTAAACGTAACTCTAGCTTGTACTGAATGTGGAGAAAGAAACTACATTACTACAAAAAATAAACGTACTAATCCTGAACGTATAGAAATGAAAAAACATTGTGCTCGTGACAACAAACACACTATGCACCGTGAAACAAAATAATTTATATTTTGAACCAGATTCTTTTATTAGAATCTGGTTATTTTTTTATGAAAATTAAATTGACCAATCTTTTAAAATTGCAGTTTAATGACATTGTAATTCATTAACGTTATAATAATAAGAGTATAATTAACGGGAAGGTGCATGTTATGAGTAAAAAAGCGTTACGCCATGATAAAATTGAATTAATGAAATCTTTTATGTCAAATGATAAAAAACAATCTTCAGATCAATATCTTGCAAATCATTTATTTGATACAAGTGAATATAAATCAGCAAAGCGTGTAGGCATTGTATTATCTATGCCACATGAAGTAAATACATATTCTATCATTGAGCAAATGATTAATGAAGGTAAGACTGTTTTTGTACCTGAAACAAACTATCAAAGTAAAGAAATGGCATTTAAACATGTAGATAGTCTTGATCATATCGGACCAGATGATAAAGGTATTAATCATGTCGAAGCTGATACAGAAATTTCAAATCAATTAGATTTATTAATTGTTCCTGGAGTGGTCTTTAATCATAGTGGATATCGCATTGGATACGGTGGGGGATATTTTGATAAGTTTTTAAGTCAAAATACACAACCGACGATAAGTTTGCTTTATGATTTCCAACTTGGTGACTTTGAGGTTGAATCACATGATCAGCCCGTTGAAAAATTAATAATAGCAACAACTTAATTATGGAGGCAGAAATGATTACAGAAAAACATTATTGGAAGTGTATCTACACTTGGATTAAATATTTTAATTATCATGTTGTTCATCGTAATCAAGATGATAGTGAAATTTGGTTAGCAAACAAGAAAAAACAGTCTGTTGCTATCTTTGAATTTGGTGCTAATTCCACTCAAGAAGTTAGATTTGCTAAAAGTAGAATTCAAGAAAACGAAGAAAATATCGTTTCATTTTTAGATTTTTCACCTAAAAATTATGAATTATATATATTCACTGATAAAACTTTTACTGATGAAAATTTAAATGAAATACAACCACTGAAATTTAAAGTGAAAATTATTAGAGAAGCAAGTCACGCTGAAAGAATAATGCCAAATTTCATAATGAAGAAAATTTATAATCGAGATACTAAACTTACAAAATATCAATATAAACAACGTGCGTTAAATAATAATCCCATTGAGAAACATATGTTAAAGTTTTCTCCTGTAACCTACACATTAATTGCAGTCAACATTATCATCTGGCTTGCAATGGTGCTGTTTTTAAATCGATTTTCAGATTTGAAAATGTTAGATGTAGGAGGGCTTGTGCACTTTAATGTTGTGCATGGTGAATGGTATAGATTGATTTCATCTATATTTTTACATTACGATTTTGAACATATTTTAATGAATATGCTGAGTTTGTTCATTTTTGGTAAAATTGTGGAATCAATCGTAGGTCATTGGCGAATGCTTGTCATCTACATTGTTGCTGGATTATTTGGTAATTTTGCATCATTGTCATTCAATATTGACACTGTTTCTGCAGGTGCAAGTGGTGCAATATTCGGTTTGATTGGTGCAATATTTGGATTTATGTATGTAGGTAAACAGTTTAATCGTAAACTTATTGGTCAGTTACTAATTGTTCTTGTAATAATGATAGGATTATCCTTATTTATGCAAAATATTAACATTGTCGCACATATTGGTGGCTTTGTAGGTGGTCTATTAATTACATTAATCGGCTATTATTTTAAAGCGAATAAAAACAGATTTTGGTTCTTATTAATTCTAATGCTTGTATTATTTATTGCAGCACAAATTCGTATTTTCACGATTAATGAAGATAATATATATAATACAATTATTTCAAATGAAATGAAGCAAGGTCAATATAATGAGGCTAAAGACATGGTTGAAGATACGATAGATAAGAACTATGCAGATGATGAAACATATTATCTGCATGGACTAATTAATGCAACCTTAAACTCAAAATCTGAAGGTGTAGCAAGTTGGGAAAGGGGCTTAAGGTATTTTCCTGACTCTGGTCTATTAAATTATCAACTAGCGATTGCAAGTAGGTCTCTTGAAGATGATGATAAAGCAAAAAAATATATAAAAGCTGCGTTAAAGGCAGACCCTAGCAATAATGATTATATTAATTTAAATAAAGAATTGAGCGATAATAGTGAACCAAAAGATTAATAATTTTTATGATGTACTTCAGCTTTTAAAAAAGTTTGGTTTTATTATATATTTTAAAGACAAAAATGATATGTATGAAATGATGGAACAAGAAATAAAATCATTATACGATTATAAATTATTAACAAATGATGAATATTTGAAATGTATATTAATTATTAAT
This window harbors:
- the rpoD gene encoding RNA polymerase sigma factor RpoD, with the translated sequence MSGNKVKVKKQTIDPSLTLEDVKKQLIEKGKKQGHLSHEEIAEKMQNFEMDSDQMDELFDQLTDNDISLVNEKDSSDKDSKLNPNDLSAPPGVKINDPVRMYLKEIGRVNLLNAQEEVELAKRIEKGDEVAKSRLAEANLRLVVSIAKRYVGRGMLFLDLIQEGNMGLIKAVEKFDFNKGFKFSTYATWWIRQAITRAIADQARTIRIPVHMVETINKLIRVQRQLLQDLGRDPAPEEIGEEMDLPPEKVREILKIAQEPVSLETPIGEEDDSHLGDFIEDQEAQSPSDHAAYELLKEQLEDVLDTLTDREENVLRLRFGLDDGRTRTLEEVGKVFGVTRERIRQIEAKALRKLRHPSRSKRLKDFMD
- a CDS encoding tRNA (adenine(22)-N(1))-methyltransferase; amino-acid sequence: MITLNQRLKKVSTYIQGDCLADIGSDHAYLPIFAIENNLTQKAIAGEVIKGPFEASKRNVIDQQLNSVIDVRFGDGLSVIQNSDDISSITICGMGGPLIAKILDEGSEKLTNQPRLILQSNIQSGAIRKQLVKMNYNIIAEDILEEKGHIYEIIVADYLEDVEPLSSQALKFGPELLKNKNNLFFKKWERERDALYKIQQNLNPQHHAERLNEINNEINLINEVI
- a CDS encoding Nif3-like dinuclear metal center hexameric protein, which gives rise to MNIEQLLRIINKHVPLNTAESWDNVGLLIGDTSSTVTGVLTALDCTDDVVEEAMTNQCNTIVCHHPLIFKGVKNITQQDGYGAIIRKLIQNNINLIALHTNLDVYPKGVNAMLANKIELHNQHILNPETIPYFKVQVFIPKVNLETFKKRLSEAELAQEGEYEYCFFESPGNGQFKPVGHANPHIGELGSVEHVEEYKLEFMIEANQRDLTQQLITQHHPYETPVYDFIKMEKESNYGLGMIGELKASMSANSFVKHVKKQLHMPSVRFTGDLNSQVKTVAVIGGSGIGFEYAAAKKGADIFVTGDIKYHDALDAKIAGINLLDINHYSEYVMKDGLRQLLITWLDDEEIDFNINASQLNTDPFEYI
- a CDS encoding DEAD/DEAH box helicase: MANHPFEKFNLEPSLLDAVKDLNFTQPTEIQSRVIPKIMKQVNLIGQSQTGTGKSHAFLLPLMNAINTEYKEPQAIIVAPTRELAQQLFDVASHLAKFKNEVSVKLFIGGTDIEKDRNRAKNQPQLVIGTPTRINDLAKNGDLHVHLASYLVIDEADLMIDLGLIEEVDYVATRLDENAHIAVFSATIPKSLHPFLNKYLENPEYVEIENTQKNKKNIEFYLIPTKGEAKVEKTLKLIDILNPYLCIIFCNSRDSADELAKQLAASGLKLGMIHGGLTPRERKQQMKRVRNLEFQFVIASDLASRGIDIDGVSHVINFDVPKDIDFFTHRVGRTGRGQYKGVAITLYSPDEEENVTLIEQRGYEFENVDIKDGELKAVKAHNTRRKRRNKDDHLTNELKHKVKSNKKKVKPGYKKKFKRDLDDLKLKERKQYSKQQSRQQRKNKKG
- a CDS encoding deoxyribonuclease IV; translation: MLLGSHVSMNGKKMLEGSAEEAYKLGESTFMIYTGAPQNTRRKPIEELNIEKGHEIMEQHGLSNIVVHAPYIINIANTIKPHVFDLGVEFLQSEIERTQALGAKDIVLHPGSHVGEGADVGIKKIIEGLNEVLTNDNNVRIALETMAGKGSEIGRNFEEIARIIDGVNHNERLSVCFDTCHTHDAGYNVKEDFDGVLNEFDKIVGVDRIKVVHVNDSKNDIGAHKDRHENIGFGYIGFDALNYIVHHDSFKDVPKILETPFVGEDKKSKKPPYKLEIEMLKQQQFDPELQNKLLNQ
- a CDS encoding metal ABC transporter ATP-binding protein, with translation MSTPVFELKNIDYYFDNKQVLENINIKINRGEFLAIVGPNGAGKSTLLKIILGLLPIQKGQIYVDGKDYNGKQSMLKISYVSQKAQAFKAGFPASVKEVVISGLTKRKKMIQWFNKTDEGKVKKVLQRLNIEHLIDKNIAELSGGQQQRVLIARALISEPSVLILDEPTSGIDAKHVSEFYETLETLKHEGVTIILVTHDIGVVADTATEVACLNKHLHFHGSTEDFKSLDEVEISKIYGHPIQFVDHQHSRECCSS